CCAAAGCCCATGTGGGCTAGTCCAAGGGCTCCCCCTTGTGGTGAACTTATATAATCACAGGAGGGGTGTAAAAGGAGATCAAAGAAAGACATGACGTCTTCAAGTAAATATAACAATGTAACTTAGTGGGAGGATACAGGGTTGTCAGTGGCACTGTTGAGCTCAGTGGTGAGGATGCTCTTAACAAAGGCTATGGTGTCATTAGCTACCCCATGAACctacaagagaggagagagacacacaaacactggtagtAGGGTTAGTTCACTCCAGCCCTTCACTGCagttgtaacacacacacacatgcacacacgagcgcacacacacTACCTGTGGGATACAGCGGAGGGTGTATGCATCCTGGACACGGTCACATGTCCTATGACTATCTACAGGAAAACACAACAAAGGAAGTCAGAGACTGGAAATGACCAAACAGCACTGTTAAGATTCCCACCAAAGGAGTAAATGTCTTTATTTGGACACAAAATCATCAGAAaaattgagtgtgtgtgtttctgtgtgtgtgtttggcctgCCTGACTTTACCAGAGATCTGGGAGGGGAAGACGTCCGAGTGGAGTAGAGAGCGGAGTCTCAGAGCCACCTCTATCTGACCAGGGTGTGGCCTCACGGCATGGACGTCTGGAATGGCAGAACAAATCAGTACACAATGGAATGGAACAGGTCACTTCTTATAGCATCAAAGCTCCAACAGTcaattcactgtgtgtgtgtgtgtgtgcgtgtgtgtctgaccGCTGTGGAAGGCCTTGGTGGTGCCCCTCAGGGCCTCCAGACTGAGGGCAGCGATGATGTCAGCCTGCCTGGCCACGCCCACAGCTCGCTCCACTGCCTCCGCCGCCATAGATGACATCATCTGAGTCCCGTTGATCAGACCGATGCCCTGCACGATAAAACACTATCACACCATCTACTGCGATTATATCCCAGAGATGACATCATCTGAGTCCCATTGATCAGACCGATGCCCTGCACGATAAAACACTATCACACCATCTACTGTGATTATATCCCAGAGATGACATCATCTGAGTCCCATTGATCAGACCGATGCCCTGCACGATAAAACACGATTATATCCCAGAGATCACACTATTCTATGCCCTGCACGATTATCACACCATCTCCCAGAGATGACATCATCTGAGTCCCATTGATCAGACCGATCCCCTGCACGAtaaaacactatcacactatctaCTGCGATTATATCCCAGAGATGACATCATCTGAGTCCCATTGATCAGACCGATGCCCTGCACGATAAAACACTATCACACCATCTACTGCGATTATATCCCAGAGATGACATCATCTGAGTCCCGTTGATCAGACCGATGCCCTGCACGATAAAACACTATCACACCATCTACTGCGATTATATCCCAGAGATGACATCATCTAACCCCAGTTATCAATCATCAGTATACAAGACAACTTAATCAATGCCTGATAGAAAATCCAACAAATACCAAAAACTACAGCTCTAGCACTGTACCTCTTTAGGCTTCAGAACCAAAGGTGTGAGTCCATGACGTTCCAGTACCTGGAAAAGGAGGAAAGaaagaataaaggagaggagaaagaaagacgaAGGAAACGAGTTAGGGGCCTTAATGTATACATTTTATCTCAGTCATTCATCTAACTAAAACACATTGGTTCTCTGAGGTGTGTCtttgggttgagagagagagacattgtggGTAACCCAACTGTTTTGGCATGGTCCCAGCCGCGTTGAGGCGACCACATCCTGCCCTCTCCCATAAGGCCCAGGGTGAGGTGGGCCAGGGGGGCCAGGTCTCCACTAGCTCCAACCGTTCCCTTCTCTGGCACCCACGACAGGCAGGAGgctgggggagtagagagagagagagatctgtcacacacacacacacacaagctcaatGTACCTGGACAGGACATGcatacacacaatcacacacgtacacgtacacatgcacaaacacacccacagagTTCACACTTGCTATTAGTCAAACTGTTGAATCAGAATTTCAATGAATGTTGTTATTGTAGACTGGGTTTACCATTGAAGGCTTTGACCATAGCCTGGACCGTTTCCATGGAGACGCCACTGTACCCTTTGGCCAGAACGTTAATCCTCAGAGCCAGTAGCATACGGGTCCTCTCTACACTCAATGGGGTGCCCactcctacatacacacacacacacacacacacacacacacacacaaacacacacacacacacttttcgatatgtgtatatgtatttcAATTACACCAGGGGTGCAATTTAGTCAAGGGCAGGCCTGATCTGTCCCTTGGACATAGAGGTATTATAATGACAtatactcaaatcaaatgtatttctatagcccttcgtacatcagctgatatctcaaagtgctgtacagaaacccagcctaaaaccccaaacagcaagcaatgcaggtgtagaagcacaggtTTATATAAGCATGGTAACCCACCAGCACTATGAGATCGAATCAGATTAATCTGTAGTTCCctgaagacaaaaacacacacacacacacacacacacagtcaataaaTGATTCTGACAGTTAGCGATAGACAAAAAGATCTAGTTCACAATGTTTATTCAGATGGGAAAAGACTAGTTCTTCCCAGCTAGTGAATAAACAACTTACATGAGCTTATCCTTTGGAATGAGCATATGGGCAAATTTCCCAAACCCTGTGTTCACGCCATAGACAACTACAGGGGAAGAACACACAGATAGACATAAAGAGACATATAAACACATGGAGAATCACACATTCTATTAATCTATAGCTATATATTCTATAGCTATATAATCTATTAATATATATCTAGATATTCTATTAATCTATAGCTATATATTCTATTTATCTATATATTTTATTAATCTATACATACCTCGGTTTTCTTTTATGATGGTTTCTATCACTTCTCTGGCTTCATTGATTTTCCCTTCAGCCTCGGTGGTCAGCTGGGTGCCAAAACAGAAGAGTTCAAATGTTAACTGACAGTAGTCGGCCAGCACGGCTGAAAACGGTCTGATTGGACTATGATGAAGCATGGTCTTCTTTAATCATACCTTGATGTTGAACAGGCCTTTCCCCAAACGGACCAGATCAGCTATGGTCAGACTGTTCCCATCCAGAGAGAGGTACTGGAACGCAacaagtcacacacacagacaacgtcaacgacaggcatacagacagacacacagcaatgtAGTCAGC
This DNA window, taken from Oncorhynchus nerka isolate Pitt River linkage group LG23, Oner_Uvic_2.0, whole genome shotgun sequence, encodes the following:
- the LOC115107023 gene encoding histidine ammonia-lyase-like, whose product is MAVQEHNDFVNVGKEETAIGKRQSLDPKKYLSLDGNSLTIADLVRLGKGLFNIKLTTEAEGKINEAREVIETIIKENRVVYGVNTGFGKFAHMLIPKDKLMELQINLIRSHSAGVGTPLSVERTRMLLALRINVLAKGYSGVSMETVQAMVKAFNASCLSWVPEKGTVGASGDLAPLAHLTLGLMGEGRMWSPQRGWDHAKTVLERHGLTPLVLKPKEGIGLINGTQMMSSMAAEAVERAVGVARQADIIAALSLEALRGTTKAFHSDVHAVRPHPGQIEVALRLRSLLHSDVFPSQISDSHRTCDRVQDAYTLRCIPQVHGVANDTIAFVKSILTTELNSATDNPLVFAERGETISGGNFHGEYPAKALDYLAIGVHELANMSERRTERLINPSLSELPAFLVQDGGLNSGFMIAHCTAAALVSESKALCHPSSVDSLSTSAATEDHVSMGGWAARKALRVVEHVEQVLAIELLAACQALEFLRPLKSTTPLEKVHELVRTVVRPWDHDRQMSPDIEAAHMLLREEKVWEAARPYMDQYRDRLGLKPLPLDD